From Glycine max cultivar Williams 82 chromosome 11, Glycine_max_v4.0, whole genome shotgun sequence, the proteins below share one genomic window:
- the LOC100809686 gene encoding heavy metal-associated isoprenylated plant protein 27 yields MGVQNIISGLVRCWQGCWHEELETVEIGLATVEIMMMNMYCQCKGCKRKVKRSVKNMEGVREVEVDLEQGKLTVTGYVDPNEVLERVRRRAWKESEFWAMADEPYVVPYAYAPQPYVLQPKHDTEPPTLAHASFFQDLNYATPFNHDNPNACSIM; encoded by the exons ATGGGTGTCCAGAATATCATTTCGGGGCTCGTTCGATGCTGGCAAGGTTGTTGGCACGAGGAACTTGAG ACAGTGGAGATTGGATTAGCGACAGTGGAGATAATGATGATGAATATGTATTGTCAGTGCAAAGGGTGCAAGAGAAAGGTGAAGAGATCAGTGAAAAACATGGAGGGCGTGAGGGAAGTGGAAGTGGATTTAGAGCAGGGGAAGCTCACCGTCACAGGCTATGTGGATCCAAACGAGGTTTTGGAGCGTGTGAGGCGCCGCGCGTGGAAGGAATCTGAGTTCTGGGCCATGGCCGATGAACCCTACGTCGTTCCGTACGCTTATGCACCTCAACCCTACGTGCTGCAGCCTAAGCATGATACAGAACCACCCACTCTTGCCCATGCAAGCTTCTTCCAGGACCTCAATTATGCCACACCTTTCAACCATGACAACCCAAATGCTTGCTCTATCATGTAA
- the LOC102666180 gene encoding heavy metal-associated isoprenylated plant protein 27-like, which yields MEARVEIKVRMQCECTGCDRKVEKMKKSVQGMEGVAQVQVDREEQGNCKLTVIGRVDPNHVLKALRRLTHKKVELLPVPQVQDDVVPQPSQPEPVNVHNVLRHDHDDQEASMLPRANFLGDPNYTTAFSEDSPNACPIM from the coding sequence ATGGAGGCGAGAGTGGAGATAAAGGTGCGAATGCAATGCGAATGCACAGGGTGCGATAGAAAGgtggagaaaatgaagaaatcagTGCAAGGCATGGAGGGTGTGGCGCAGGTGCAAGTGGATCGAGAGGAGCAAGGCAACTGCAAGCTCACTGTCATTGGCCGCGTCGATCCAAACCATGTTTTGAAGGCTCTGAGACGCCTCACGCACAAGAAGGTTGAACTGTTGCCAGTGCCCCAAGTCCAAGACGACGTCGTTCCGCAACCGAGCCAACCCGAACCCGTGAACGTCCACAACGTGCTGCGTCATGATCACGACGATCAAGAAGCTTCGATGCTTCCACGTGCGAACTTCTTAGGCGACCCGAATTACACCACTGCCTTCAGCGAGGATAGTCCAAATGCTTGTCCTATTATGTGA
- the LOC100810220 gene encoding uncharacterized protein, translating into MYVLSGWEGSAHDSKVLSDALARKNGLKVPQGKYYLVDCGFPNRRKFLAPYRGVRYHLQDFAGHGNDPENEKELFNLRHASLRNVIERIFGIFKSRFTIFKSAPPFLFKTQAELVLTCAALHNFLRKECRSDEFPVEPTDESSSSSSVLPNYEDNDHEPIVQTQEQEREDANIWRTNIGSDMWKNANN; encoded by the coding sequence ATGTACGTTCTTAGCGGGTGGGAGGGTTCAGCACATGATTCCAAGGTGTTAAGTGATGCTTTGGCAAGGAAGAATGGACTTAAAGTGCCCCAAGGTAAGTATTATCTGGTGGATTGTGGATTTCCTAATCGACGCAAATTTTTAGCCCCATATCGAGGTGTACGATATCATCTACAAGATTTTGCAGGTCACGGTAATGACcctgaaaatgaaaaggaattatTTAATCTTCGGCATGCATCCTTAAGGAATGTGATTGAGAGGATATTTGGTATTTTTAAATCGCGGTTCACAATTTTTAAGTCAGCACCTCCATTTCTATTTAAAACACAAGCAGAGCTTGTGTTGACATGTGCAGCACTTCATAATTTTCTTCGCAAAGAATGTCGTTCTGATGAATTTCCAGTGGAACCTACTGACgagtcttcatcttcatcttcagtgTTACCAAATTACGAAGACAATGATCATGAACCCATTGTTCAAACACAAGAGCAGGAACGAGAAGATGCTAATATATGGAGGACTAATATAGGTTCAGATATGTGGAAAAATGCTAATAATTAG
- the LOC100810354 gene encoding GDSL esterase/lipase EXL3-like: MKFLFQNLLSQLPIVILWYFSTVIISQQHVSAVSLPNNETVPAVIVFGDSIVDSGNNNYINTILKCNFQPYGRDFAGGNQPTGRFSNGLTPSDIIAAKFGVKKILPAYLDPKLQPQDLLTGVSFASGGSGYDPLTSKTVSVLSLSDQLDKFSEYKNKIKETVGENRMATIISKSIYVLCTGSNDIANTYSLSPVRRAHYDVPEYTDLMASQATNFLQELYGLGARRIGVIGLPVLGCVPSQRTIQGGILRSCSDFENQAAMLFNSKLSSQTDALNKNFPEARFVYLDIYNPLLNMIQNPSTYGFKVTNEGCCGTGIIEAGILCNPFTLQICSNTANYIFWDSFHPTEEAYNVLCSLVLDNKIKDFF; encoded by the exons ATGAAGTTTCTCTTTCAAAATCTTCTTTCTCAATTGCCTATAGTCATTCTTTGGTATTTTTCCACTGTTATCATCTCTCAACAACATGTTAGTGCTGTGAGTCTACCAAACAATGAAACTGTCCCAGCAGTCATTGTTTTTGGGGATTCTATAGTGGATTCAGGTAACAACAACTACATCAACACCATACTCAAATGCAATTTCCAACCATATGGTAGAGATTTTGCTGGAGGAAATCAACCAACCGGGAGGTTCAGCAATGGTTTAACCCCATCAGACATCATTG CTGCAAAATTTGGAGTCAAGAAGATTTTACCAGCTTATCTTGATCCAAAACTGCAACCTCAAGATCTCCTCACAGGCGTCAGCTTTGCATCCGGTGGCTCCGGATATGATCCTCTAACTTCTAAAACAGTA TCCGTGCTATCATTATCAGATCAACTAGACAAGTTCAGCGAATACAAAAACAAGATAAAGGAAACAGTTGGAGAAAATAGAATGGCCACAATAATATCAAAAAGCATATACGTCTTGTGCACAGGAAGTAATGACATTGCCAATACTTACTCTCTATCACCGGTTAGGAGAGCACATTATGACGTTCCAGAATACACGGACTTAATGGCTTCACAAGCCACAAACTTCTTGCAG GAACTTTATGGACTAGGAGCTAGAAGAATTGGAGTAATTGGTTTGCCTGTTCTTGGGTGCGTGCCCTcacaaagaacaattcaaggAGGCATATTGAGATCATGTTCAGATTTTGAAAACCAAGCAGCAATGCTCTTCAACAGCAAACTCTCATCCCAAACTGATGCCCTAAATAAAAATTTCCCCGAGGCTAGATTTGTGTACCTTGATATTTACAACCCATTATTGAATATGATTCAAAACCCTTCCACATATG GTTTTAAGGTAACAAACGAAGGATGCTGTGGCACTGGAATTATTGAAGCAGGCATACTTTGCAACCCTTTCACCCtacaaatatgttcaaataCCGCAAACTACATATTCTGGGACAGTTTCCATCCTACGGAAGAGGCCTACAATGTGCTTTGTTCTTTGGTGCTTGATAACAAAATCAAGGATTTCTTCTGA